Part of the Vibrio sp. SCSIO 43137 genome, GGTTGGTACTTTCTACCGCTCTCCAAGCCCTGAAGCAAAAGCCTTCGTTGAAGTAGGCCAGTCTGTTTCAGCTGGCGATACTCTTTGTATCGTTGAAGCGATGAAGATGATGAACCAGATTGAAGCAGATAAATCCGGTGTTGTTACTGCTATTCTGGTAGATGACGGTGCTCCGGTAGAATTCGATCAACCACTTGTTGTTATCGAATAATAGAGGTTAGCCAACATGCTAGATAAATTAGTCATCGCGAACCGGGGTGAAATCGCACTTCGTATTCTTCGCGCATGTAAAGAACTGGGCATTAAAACTGTTGCAGTTCACTCGACAGCTGACCGTGATTTGAAACACGTACTGCTGGCGGATGAAGCTATCTGTATCGGTCCTGCCCGCGGTATCGACAGTTACCTGAATATCCCGCGTATTATCTCTGCGGCAGAAGTGACCGGTGCGATCGCTATTCACCCGGGTTACGGCTTCCTGTCTGAGAATGCTGACTTTGCCGAACAGGTAGAGCGCAGTGGCTTTATCTTTGTCGGTCCTAAAGCAGAAACCATCCGTATTATGGGTGACAAAGTGTCTGCTATCACGGCAATGAAGAAAGCAGGGGTTCCTTGTGTACCAGGTTCCGATGGTCCGCTAAACGACGACACTGAAACCAACAAAGCACACGCTAAACGTATCGGTTATCCGGTCATCATCAAAGCATCAGGTGGCGGTGGCGGCCGTGGTATGCGTGTTGTGCGTAGCGAAGGTGAACTGATCGAAGCTATCGCAATGACCCGTGCTGAAGCGAAAGCAGCCTTTAACAACGACATGGTGTACATGGAGAAATTCCTTGAAAACCCTCGTCACGTTGAAGTTCAGGTTATTGCTGATGGTCAGGGTGGTGCTATCCACCTTGGTGAGCGTGACTGTTCAATGCAGCGTCGTCACCAGAAAGTAGTTGAAGAAGCGCCTGCACCGGGAATTACCGAGCAGATGCGTAAGTACATCGGTGAACGTTGTACCCGTGCCTGTCTTGAAATCGGCTATCGCGGTGCCGGTACCTTTGAATTCCTGTATGAAAATGGTGAGTTCTACTTTATCGAGATGAACACCCGTATTCAGGTAGAGCATCCGGTAACAGAGATGGTAACAGGCGTGGACCTGATTAAAGAGCAGCTGCGTGTTGCCGCTGGTCAGCCACTTTCATTCACTCAGGACGATATTAAGATCCGCGGCCACGCCGTAGAGTGTCGTATCAACGCGGAAGATCCAGAGAGATTCCTGCCATGTCCGGGTACCATCAACCGCTTCCATGCGCCGGGTGGTATGGGTGTTCGCTGGGAATCACACATCTACACGGGTTATACAGTACCGCCACATTATGACTCCATGATTGGTAAGCTGATCACCTTTGGTGAGAACCGTGATGTTGCTATTGCCCGCATGAAAAACGCACTGGGTGAAATGATTGTAGAAGGTATTAAAACTAACGTACCTCTGCAGCAAGACATTATGAACGATGAAAACTTCCAGCACGGTGGTGCAAATATCCACTATCTTGAGAAGAAGCTGGGTCTGCAGTAAATTGTTCTGACTATCAGATACAAAAACGGCTTCAACTGAAGCCGTTTTTTATT contains:
- the accC gene encoding acetyl-CoA carboxylase biotin carboxylase subunit, with amino-acid sequence MLDKLVIANRGEIALRILRACKELGIKTVAVHSTADRDLKHVLLADEAICIGPARGIDSYLNIPRIISAAEVTGAIAIHPGYGFLSENADFAEQVERSGFIFVGPKAETIRIMGDKVSAITAMKKAGVPCVPGSDGPLNDDTETNKAHAKRIGYPVIIKASGGGGGRGMRVVRSEGELIEAIAMTRAEAKAAFNNDMVYMEKFLENPRHVEVQVIADGQGGAIHLGERDCSMQRRHQKVVEEAPAPGITEQMRKYIGERCTRACLEIGYRGAGTFEFLYENGEFYFIEMNTRIQVEHPVTEMVTGVDLIKEQLRVAAGQPLSFTQDDIKIRGHAVECRINAEDPERFLPCPGTINRFHAPGGMGVRWESHIYTGYTVPPHYDSMIGKLITFGENRDVAIARMKNALGEMIVEGIKTNVPLQQDIMNDENFQHGGANIHYLEKKLGLQ